A window of Cucurbita pepo subsp. pepo cultivar mu-cu-16 chromosome LG06, ASM280686v2, whole genome shotgun sequence contains these coding sequences:
- the LOC111797358 gene encoding glycosyltransferase family protein 64 C3, giving the protein MNLKSLTIFILLSFSTAVCSLLKATAAACDAESLPDRRNLRPDQITVLINGYYESRIPLLQSIAATYAASPIVHAVLILWGNPSTSSKTLTQLAQNLTTGPISVIRQSSNSLNSRFRPHKSIQTGAVLICDDDVEIDISSLEFAFRVWGRNPERLVGFFVRSHDLDLSRREWIYTVHQDKYSIVLTKLMILKMEYLFEYTCGGGAAMADMRRVVDRERNCEDILMNFMVADMSNAGPILVAAQRIRDWGDPRNDYDENERLGLGEGVSEVGLSNRKGEHRKRRGRCITEFHRRLGRMPLRYSYGKLVNSVGEQALCRKGGKLVPCDHNVL; this is encoded by the coding sequence ATGAACTTGAAGTCACTAACGATCTTCATCctcctctctttctccacCGCCGTGTGCTCTCTGCTGAAAGCAACCGCCGCCGCGTGCGACGCCGAATCCCTGCCGGACCGACGGAATCTACGACCGGATCAAATCACGGTCCTCATCAACGGCTATTACGAATCCCGCATCCCTCTACTCCAATCAATAGCCGCCACGTATGCCGCATCCCCAATCGTACACGCCGTACTGATCCTTTGGGGAAATCCCTCAACCTCGTCAAAAACCCTAACGCAATTGGCTCAAAACCTCACCACTGGACCCATTTCCGTAATCCGCCAATCTTCAAACAGCCTCAATTCTCGTTTCCGACCCCATAAGTCCATCCAAACCGGCGCCGTTTTGATCTGCGACGACGACGTCGAGATCGACATATCGTCCCTGGAGTTCGCGTTCAGAGTTTGGGGGAGAAACCCCGAACGACTTGTCGGCTTCTTCGTCCGGTCCCACGATCTAGACCTCTCGAGACGAGAATGGATCTACACCGTTCATCAAGACAAATACTCGATCGTGCTCACGAAGTTGATGATTCTGAAGATGGAGTATTTGTTCGAGTATACTTGCGGAGGCGGAGCGGCGATGGCCGACATGAGAAGAGTTGTCGATCGGGAGCGCAATTGCGAGGATATCTTGATGAATTTCATGGTGGCCGACATGTCGAACGCTGGGCCTATTCTGGTTGCGGCGCAGAGGATCAGAGACTGGGGGGACCCACGGAATGATTACGATGAGAATGAACGGCTGGGATTGGGGGAGGGGGTTAGTGAGGTGGGGCTAAGTAATAGGAAAGGGGAGCATAGGAAGAGAAGGGGACGGTGTATAACGGAGTTTCATAGACGGCTGGGGAGGATGCCGTTACGGTATAGTTACGGGAAGTTAGTTAATTCAGTTGGCGAGCAGGCTTTGTGTAGAAAAGGAGGGAAGTTGGTCCCTTGCGATCATAACGTACTGTGA
- the LOC111797019 gene encoding uncharacterized protein LOC111797019, with translation MAWGNIFRRRMKVFGLALVIYLDYKALEQREKWISKSKRAALWERAHERNAKRALSLIIELEGLWVKFGQYLSTRADVIPDAYIRLFKQLQDSLPPRPLQEVRQTIQKELGKSITDMFANFVEAPLATASIAQVHRATLLDGREVVIKVQHEGIKTVILEDLKNAKAIVDWIAWAEPQYDFNPIIDEWCREAPKELDFNLEAENTRTVSRNLGCSDGDKGLGIVNVFIPEVIQSTEKVLILEYMDGIRLNDSASLEAYGIDKQKIVEDITRAYAHQIYVDGFFNGDPHPGNFLISKEPPHRPILLDFGLTKKLPNTMKLALAKMFLAAAEGDHVALLSSFAEMGLKLRLDMPEQAMMVTNVLFRATTPAKESQVTLRAMTEQRSKNVKEIQERMKMSQKEAKRFNPVDAFPGDIIIFARVLNLLRGLSSLMDVHIVYLDIMRPFAEFVLQGSISKEPNVNDQWIWRTPAHSEVESKLRQLLIKLGNEDKILGIQVCAYKDGEVIIDTAAGVLGRYDPRPVQPDSLFPVFSVTKGITAGMLHWLVDNGKLNLEENVSNIWPNFGSNGKDIIKVYHVLNHTSGLHNATVDARENPLLICDWEECLNCMAKSTPETEPGQEQLYHYLSYGWLCGGIVEHATGKKFQEILEEALVYPLHVEGELYIGIPPGVESRLATLTPNLDDLQKFTGINRPELPSTFQPAMIAQLATTLTPLFNMLNTRRAIIPAANGHCSARALARYYAALANGGVIPPPHSSSSQPPLGSHPHIPKFSVENPKKQKAAKSKDSRTNVNNNHEKNSSSPETAENNSIFSNTGYTSLPTNDPSTRVGQKFVGKMYKDPRIHDAFLGIGKYENLTIPNGKFGLGFSRLRSKEGSFIGFGHSGMGGSTGFCNIEHRFAMSVTLNKMSIGDVTASIIQLVCSELNIPLPAEFSALGISGQHGRVEAPLIN, from the exons atggCATGGGGCAACATAttcagaagaagaatgaaagtgTTCGGCCTGGCTTTAGTGATATACCTCGATTATAAG GCATTAGAACAAAGAGAGAAGTGGATTAGCAAGTCTAAAAGAGCAGCCTTATGGGAAAGAGCACATGAACGTAATGCAAAGCGGGCATTGAGTTTGATAATAGAGTTGGAAGGCTTGTGGGTGAAATTTGGACAGTATTTATCTACTCGAGCAGATGTTATCCCTGATGCATACATACGCCTTTTCAAACAGCTACAAGACTCTCTCCCTCCTCGTCCTTTACAAGAG GTTCGCCAGACAATACAGAAAGAGTTGGGGAAATCAATCACTGATATGTTTGCAAACTTTGTGGAAGCTCCCTTAGCAACTGCGTCT ATAGCGCAAGTGCACCGAGCGACTTTGCTTGATGGAAGGGAGGTGGTTATCAAAGTGCAACACGAGGGCATTAAGACCGTTATATTGGAG GACTTGAAGAATGCGAAGGCGATTGTTGATTGGATAGCCTGGGCAGAGCCGCAGTATGACTTTAATCCCATTATAGATGAATGGTGCCGAGAAGCTCCCAAAGAACTCGATTTCAATCTTGAAGCGG aGAACACGAGGACAGTTTCTAGAAATCTTGGGTGCTCGGATGGCGATAAAGGCCTTGGAATTGTGAATGTTTTTATTCCAGAAGTTATTCAG TCAACAGAGAAAGTTCTAATTTTGGAGTATATGGATGGCATACGTCTAAATGACTCTGCTAGTCTGGAAGCTTATGGTAttgacaaacaaaaaattgttgaagatATCACACGCGCTTATGCACACCAAATTTATGTCGATGGATTTTTCAATGGCGACCCGCATCCTG GGAATTTTCTCATCAGCAAGGAACCTCCTCATCGTCCAATTTTGCTCGACTTTGGGCTTACAAAGAAATTACCAAACACCATGAAACTAGCACTGGCAAAGATGTTTTTGGCAGCTGCAGAG GGTGACCATGTTGCTCTTCTATCGTCCTTTGCCGAAATGGGACTTAAGTTGCGTCTTGATATGCCAGAGCAAGCAATGATGGTGACAAATGTATTATTTCGAGCAACAACTCCTGCAAAAGAATCACAG GTCACCCTTAGAGCTATGACGGAGCAACGATCAAAGAACGTGAAGGAAATacaagaaagaatgaaaatgagtCAAAAGGAGGCTAAACGTTTTAATCCT GTTGATGCATTTCCTGGtgatattataatatttgcaAGGGTTCTTAATCTTCTAAGAG GTCTTTCTTCCTTGATGGATGTGCACATAGTATATCTCGATATCATGAGACCATTTGCTGAATTTGTTCTACAAGG AAGTATTAGCAAGGAGCCAAACGTAAATGATCAATGGATCTGGAGAACACCTGCCCATTCTGAAGTGGAATCTAAGCTGAGACAACTCTTAATCAAGCTGGGGAATGAGGATAAAATACTTGGAATCCAG GTGTGTGCCTACAAAGATGGAGAGGTCATTATCGATACTGCTGCTGGAGTTCTAGGGAGATACGATCCTCGTCCCGTTCAACCTGATAGTCTTTTTCCAGTGTTCTCAGTAACAAAGGGCATCACAGCTGGAATGTTGCATTGGCTAGTTGATAATGG GAAACTGAATCTTGAGGAAAATGTTTCTAATATTTGGCCGAACTTTGGATCAAACGGTAAAGATATTATAAAG GTCTATCACGTGCTTAACCACACGTCGGGTCTGCATAATGCCACGGTAGATGCGAGGGAAAATCCTTTGTTAATTTGTGACTGGGAGGAATGTTTGAATTGCATGGCTAAATCAACGCCAGAGACTGAACCTGGGCAGGAGCAGTTGTATCACTATCTATCCTATGGCTGGCTATGTGGTGGGATCGTTGAG CACGCAACGGGGAAGAAATTCCAGGAGATTCTCGAAGAAGCATTAGTTTACCCACTCCACGTAGAAGGCGAGCTGTACATCGGAATCCCTCCTG GAGTTGAATCTCGTCTTGCAACACTAACACCAAATCTTGATGATCTTCAAAAGTTCACTGGGATCAATCGTCCTGAACTACCCTCCACCTTCCAGCCAGCCATGATTGCCCAGCTTGCCACAACTTTGACACCTCTATTTAACATGCTCAATACTCGCCGTGCCATTATACCAGCTGCTAATGGACATTGCTCTGCTCGTGCACTGGCACGTTATTACGCAGCCCTGGCCAATGGAGGCGTGATACCGCCACCACATTCCTCATCATCCCAACCACCTCTCGGAAGCCACCCTCACATCCCTAAATTTTCTGTCGAGAATCCTAAGAAGCAGAAAGCTGCCAAAAGTAAGGACAGTCGTACCAACGTAAATAACAACCACGAAAAGAACTCGAGTTCCCCCGAAACAGCCGAGAATAATAGTATCTTCAGCAATACTGGTTACACTAGCCTCCCTACCAATGATCCCAGCACAAGAGTTGGACAAAAGTTCGTAGGCAAAATGTACAAAGACCCCAGAATTCATGATGCCTTTTTGGGTATAGGAAAATACGAGAATTTGACCATTCCAAATGGCAAGTTTGGGTTAGGATTCTCAAGGTTGAGATCAAAGGAAGGTTCTTTTATTGGGTTTGGCCATTCAGGAATGGGTGGATCCACAGGTTTTTGTAACATAGAACACAGGTTTGCCATGTCCGTGACCCTCAACAAAATGTCTATTGGGGATGTCACTGCCAGCATAATTCAGCTCGTTTGTTCCGAGTTGAATATCCCGTTGCCAGCAGAATTTTCGGCGCTCGGGATTTCTGGACAGCACGGTAGAGTGGAAGCTCCTTTGATTAACTGA
- the LOC111797297 gene encoding uncharacterized protein LOC111797297, producing the protein MGAEWRSCYLDIILVPLGFLMSAGYHAWLWHRVRTQPFTTLIGINTNARRFWIAAILQDNEKKNILAVQTLRNTIMGCTLMATTSILLCMGLAAVLSSTYSIKKPLNDAVYGAHGDFMLALKYVTLLTLFLFSFFCHSLSIRFINQTNILINIPPGAAAVTSDYISDLLDKGFILNTVGNRLFYAALPMLLWIFGPVLVFVCSVSMVPVLYNLDFVCSDAIGKRKTLAAGDANGELSNV; encoded by the exons atgggGGCAGAATGGAGGAGCTGTTATTTGGACATAATTTTGGTTCCTTTAGGGTTTTTGATGAGCGCTGGATATCATGCATGGCTTTGGCATAGAGTTCGGACTCAGCCTTTCACTACCCTCATTGGTATCAACACTAATGCTCGTCGTTTTTGGATCGCTGCCATTTTACAG gataatgagaagaaaaacatcCTGGCCGTCCAAACCCTAAGGAACACGATAATGGGATGCACCCTAATGGCCACCACTTCGATTCTGCTCTGTATGGGGCTAGCGGCGGTATTGAGCAGCACATACAGTATAAAAAAGCCTCTAAACGACGCCGTTTATGGGGCCCATGGTGATTTCATGTTGGCTCTTAAATACGTGACTTTGCTCACACTAttcctcttctccttcttctgcCATTCCCTCTCCATCAGATTCATAAATCAAACCAATATTCTGATCAACATTCCGCCCGGCGCCGCCGCCGTCACCTCCGATTACATCTCCGATCTCCTCGACAAAGGCTTTATTCTCAACACCGTCGGCAACCGCCTCTTCTACGCTGCCCTGCCGATGCTCCTCTGGATTTTTGGCCCTGTTTTGGTCTTCGTTTGCTCTGTTTCCATGGTTCCTGTGCTTTATAATCTCGACTTTGTTTGCTCCGACGCTATCGGAAAACGGAAAACGCTCGCCGCCGGTGACGCTAATGGCGAGCTCAGTAATGTTTAG
- the LOC111797608 gene encoding auxin-responsive protein SAUR71-like yields MDPNSKKSNKIRDIVRLHQILKKWRKLADSSKTANKASGTAAGSGGKSIKFLKRTLSSGGEISGGAVPKGYLAVSVGEEQKRFVIPTQYLGHPAFEILLREAEEEFGFQQTGVLRLPCEVTVFENVVKLVEEKKNGDLLGGEEVLSFCSLETLHITTSHRPQSPMCR; encoded by the coding sequence ATGGATCCAAATTCGAAGAAGTCGAACAAAATCAGAGACATCGTAAGGCTTCACCAGATCCTGAAGAAATGGCGGAAGTTAGCGGACTCATCGAAAACGGCGAACAAAGCCTCCGGCACGGCGGCGGGATCGGGAGGCAAGAGCATAAAGTTTCTGAAACGAACGCTTTCCTCTGGCGGTGAAATCTCCGGCGGCGCCGTGCCGAAAGGCTATTTGGCGGTGAGTGTAGGAGAGGAGCAAAAGCGATTTGTTATACCGACGCAGTATTTAGGGCATCCGGCGTTCGAGATTCTGTTGAGAGAGGCGGAGGAGGAGTTCGGGTTTCAACAAACGGGGGTTTTGAGGCTTCCGTGTGAAGTAACGGTGTTTGAAAATGTGGTGAAATTggtggaggagaagaagaacgGGGATTTGTTAGGCGGAGAGGAGGTGTTGAGTTTCTGTTCCTTGGAAACGCTGCACATTACGACGTCGCATCGTCCGCAGAGTCCAATGTGCAGATAA